The window CGACAGTCCTCGGCGAGTGTCGCACTGTTCCTGGAGTACGTCCCCCAGACGCTCCACGCCTGGCTGACGGCTCAGGCGCGAGCCGGTGGCGAGGCGCTCGACCGGGCGTGTTCCCTGGTGGAGAAGGAACTGAGGGTCGGTACGTCCTTCATGAACAGCCGTGGACTGCTCCACTTCGACGCCCACTTCGAGAACATCCTGACCGACGGCCGGCGCCTGTACTTCGCCGACTACGGCCTCGCCCTGTCCAGCCGCTTCGACCTCTCGCGCGCCGAGGCCGACTTCTATGACCGGCACAGCACCTACGACCGCTGCTACACGGCCAGTTACCTGGTGAACTGGCTGATCACCACCTTGTACACGGGTGACTGGGAGGCACGTGAGGATCGTGAGGCACTGATACAGGCATGGGCCGAAGGGCGACGACCCACCGGCTCGCCGCCCGGGATGGCGGAGATCCTCAGCCGCAACGCCCCTGTCGCTGCCGTGATGACGGACTTCTACCGGCGAGTCCAGGGGGTGAGCAGGACGACGCCCTATCCGGCGGAGAGGCTCCGGCAGCTCTGCCCGTGACTGCCAGAACTTCCGCTGGACGGCGATGAGTTCGAGGGCGAGCGGCGGTCTACCTCTTCGACACCACCACGGACCGCTTCCCACAGGAGACCTTCATGTCTGAGACCACCGCTCCCGCCACCCCCGCCTCCGCTCCCGCCGGGGTCGTCGCCGAGTCCGCGACCGCTCGCGGGCGGCGCGCCCGGATCGCCCTGCGTGGTCTGCAGGTGCTGCTCGCCCTCTTCTACGCGATCCCGAGCGCCCTGCCCAAGCTGATCGCCCACCCCTCGGCCGCCGAGTCCTTCGAGAAGCTCGGCTGGGGCAGTGCGGGGATGTACATCATCGGGGTGCTCGAACTGGCAGGAGCGGTGGCGCTGTTGATCCCGGTGCTCCAGTCGGTGGCGGCGATCGCGCTGAGCGCGTTGATGGTGGGCGCGTTCATCGTGCAGATAGCCGTGTTCGACGGGCAGTACGCGGCGACGCCGCTTATCCTGATCGTGCCGCTCGCCCTCATAGCCTGGGCGCGGCGGGGGCACAACGCGGATCTGCTGCGACTGCTGGGGCGCCGGGCGTGACCGGGTGACACCGTGTCGAGTGCGATGCCGGGGGCGTCCGGGCGGGCCGAGGGGCTCGTCCCGGGCGCCGACGCGCGGCGGTGCCGTGCTCTACGGCTGTTGTGGCACTCCCCGGCCGGGGCCATCGGGTCCATGGTCTTCACCCTTATCCGTCGCGACGGTCCGCTCACGGCGTGGTTTTGCCGATCTCCTTGCTGATGTCGCTGCCCAGACCGCTGCCGCCGCCGTCGCCGGGGCCGGGCAGGCCGCTGCGCAGGCGTTCCATTTCGCGGCGGTCTCGCTTGGTCGGGCGGCCCGCGCCGCGGTCGCGGATGCCGGCCGGGGCGACGGCGTCGCGGGGCGGGGGCGGAGGGGAGTTGTCGATGTAGCACTGGGCGGCCACGGGGGCGCCGACCCGCTTGCGGATCAGCCGTTTGACGACGACGACTCGCTCCCGGCCCTCGTGCCGCAGGCGCACTTCGTCGCCGACGCGCACGGCGTGTGCGGGCTTCACGCGGTCGCCGTTGACGCGGACGTGCCCGCCGCGGCAGGCGGTGGCTCCCATGGAACGGGTCTTGACGAGCCGCACGGACCAGATCCAGCTGTCGACGCGGACGGTCT of the Streptomyces koelreuteriae genome contains:
- a CDS encoding protein kinase family protein produces the protein MNGSETAWRLTGYDTVSTSLALCGDAELRRLLDTATPLGTGIGGKSARLDVSGTPVFVKRVPLTDLERRPEHIRSTANVFGLPMVCQYGVGGPGFGAWREVAVHTMTTNWVLSGQFQGVPLMYHWRVLPDEAPVLTEELTDVDKAVDYWGGSAEVRRRIEALRQSSASVALFLEYVPQTLHAWLTAQARAGGEALDRACSLVEKELRVGTSFMNSRGLLHFDAHFENILTDGRRLYFADYGLALSSRFDLSRAEADFYDRHSTYDRCYTASYLVNWLITTLYTGDWEAREDREALIQAWAEGRRPTGSPPGMAEILSRNAPVAAVMTDFYRRVQGVSRTTPYPAERLRQLCP
- a CDS encoding DoxX family protein, which encodes MSETTAPATPASAPAGVVAESATARGRRARIALRGLQVLLALFYAIPSALPKLIAHPSAAESFEKLGWGSAGMYIIGVLELAGAVALLIPVLQSVAAIALSALMVGAFIVQIAVFDGQYAATPLILIVPLALIAWARRGHNADLLRLLGRRA
- a CDS encoding RNA-binding S4 domain-containing protein; the protein is MASQGTANDSGDAEAKGLDAAALDPKVAEAIASADAAGPQSGETVRVDSWIWSVRLVKTRSMGATACRGGHVRVNGDRVKPAHAVRVGDEVRLRHEGRERVVVVKRLIRKRVGAPVAAQCYIDNSPPPPPRDAVAPAGIRDRGAGRPTKRDRREMERLRSGLPGPGDGGGSGLGSDISKEIGKTTP